A stretch of the Kroppenstedtia eburnea genome encodes the following:
- a CDS encoding adenylate kinase has product MNIVLMGLPGAGKGTQADRITSELRIPHISTGDIFRQAVKEGTPLGLEAKKYMDDGQLVPDRVTIGIVRERLGKDDCAEGFLLDGFPRTVPQAEALDETLKELGRSLDHVLYIEVAEAELLKRLTGRRICSSCGATYHVVFDPPKQDGVCDRCDGSLYQRDDDREETVAKRLEVNLGKTRELVDYYQSGGNLRRIDGAQPIDKVTESILKVLRGAIR; this is encoded by the coding sequence TTGAATATCGTGCTCATGGGATTGCCCGGTGCCGGGAAAGGGACTCAGGCTGACCGGATCACCAGTGAGCTCCGTATCCCGCACATTTCCACGGGAGACATCTTCCGGCAGGCGGTGAAGGAGGGGACGCCGCTGGGACTGGAAGCCAAGAAATACATGGACGATGGCCAGTTGGTTCCCGACCGGGTCACGATCGGTATTGTAAGGGAGCGGTTGGGCAAAGATGATTGTGCCGAGGGTTTCCTGTTGGACGGATTTCCCCGCACGGTTCCTCAGGCTGAGGCTCTGGACGAAACATTGAAAGAGTTGGGCCGCTCCCTGGATCACGTTCTGTATATCGAGGTGGCTGAAGCTGAGCTGTTGAAACGGCTGACCGGACGCCGGATCTGCAGCAGTTGCGGCGCCACTTACCATGTGGTGTTCGATCCTCCGAAACAGGATGGGGTTTGTGACCGTTGTGACGGTTCCCTCTATCAGCGGGATGATGATCGGGAAGAGACCGTGGCCAAGCGGTTGGAAGTCAATTTGGGAAAAACCCGGGAACTGGTGGATTACTATCAATCCGGGGGAAATCTCCGCAGGATTGACGGAGCGCAACCCATTGACAAGGTGACTGAATCAATTCTGAAGGTACTCAGGGGAGCCATCCGATGA
- the map gene encoding type I methionyl aminopeptidase, giving the protein MIILKSAKELERMREAGRIVHETHQMLKEAIRPGVTTRELDRLAEQFIRKHGATPSFKGYNGFKGSICTSVNEELVHGIPGDRVLKDGDLISLDIGACLDGYHGDSAWTYPVGNISEEAARLLKVTEESLFAGLDQAKPGNRIGDIAHAVQTVAEGAGFSIVREYVGHGVGQELHEEPSVPNFGPPGKGPRLKPGMTLAVEPMVNAGKRYVRTLADNWTVVTQDGSLCAHFEHTIAITDQGHEILTTA; this is encoded by the coding sequence ATGATCATCCTTAAATCTGCAAAGGAATTGGAGCGCATGCGTGAAGCGGGACGCATCGTCCATGAGACGCACCAGATGCTGAAGGAGGCCATCCGGCCGGGAGTGACCACCCGGGAGTTGGACCGACTGGCGGAGCAGTTTATTCGCAAGCATGGAGCCACGCCTTCCTTCAAGGGATACAACGGATTTAAAGGAAGCATCTGCACTTCGGTGAACGAAGAGCTGGTGCACGGAATTCCCGGGGATCGGGTTTTGAAGGACGGGGACCTGATCAGCCTCGATATCGGAGCTTGCCTGGACGGTTATCACGGGGATTCGGCCTGGACCTATCCCGTCGGGAATATTTCCGAAGAGGCGGCCCGTCTCCTGAAGGTGACGGAGGAATCCCTCTTTGCGGGCTTGGACCAGGCGAAACCGGGGAACCGGATCGGAGATATTGCCCATGCCGTCCAGACCGTTGCCGAAGGTGCCGGGTTCTCCATCGTCCGAGAGTATGTGGGTCATGGAGTGGGGCAAGAACTGCATGAGGAACCCAGTGTCCCCAATTTCGGGCCTCCGGGGAAAGGCCCCCGCTTGAAACCGGGAATGACCCTGGCCGTTGAACCGATGGTGAACGCGGGCAAGCGTTATGTGCGAACGCTGGCTGACAACTGGACCGTCGTCACACAGGACGGTTCCCTGTGTGCCCACTTTGAACACACCATCGCGATCACGGATCAAGGCCACGAAATATT